In Leptospira perdikensis, one genomic interval encodes:
- a CDS encoding Lsa36 family surface (lipo)protein — protein MRLIPLILFFFLWIPMIGSAIDAQVLCLGGECSSIPAEYQILGNFAEPTFDRIYTNRFLRSMGDNAVLQNLNSNQSGGSNVGRYRLGLGYTVSQGQAKARDFYYENSELRTLPKAGVAASPSLSFTVNLGEWIRSPYAKQWNLTTHFFPYEFGEANIPFVKIRNTEVNGRVFNYGAVLRYFPIESGVSFGLGIFQTNQDIYLSAYDRRPTQFRIDGDKRRWIGQNDLFYQSRITSASLDLKYNYTIGFLSIVPGLGVVYNHGYTAVQVSRFAAISTMENPDDFSSVPSAIGIRLNSRHNHRSGFGYGSLGFKLGQGNFSFNTELMAGKEIQSINLSLQMQF, from the coding sequence ATGAGATTGATTCCCCTCATTTTATTCTTTTTTTTATGGATTCCAATGATTGGATCTGCCATCGATGCCCAAGTTCTTTGTTTGGGTGGAGAATGTTCTAGTATCCCTGCTGAATACCAAATTCTCGGAAACTTTGCAGAACCGACCTTTGATCGAATTTATACAAACCGGTTCCTTCGGTCTATGGGAGATAATGCCGTCTTACAAAACTTAAATTCTAACCAATCCGGCGGATCGAATGTGGGCCGGTATCGGTTGGGCCTTGGTTATACGGTTTCCCAGGGACAAGCTAAAGCTCGCGATTTTTATTATGAGAATTCGGAACTCAGGACCCTGCCCAAAGCTGGTGTGGCTGCTTCACCTTCACTTAGTTTTACTGTAAATTTAGGGGAGTGGATTCGTAGTCCCTATGCCAAACAATGGAATCTCACAACGCATTTTTTTCCTTATGAATTTGGCGAGGCCAACATTCCTTTCGTAAAGATTCGAAATACAGAAGTGAATGGAAGGGTATTTAATTACGGAGCTGTATTACGATATTTTCCTATAGAATCAGGTGTATCGTTTGGACTCGGAATTTTTCAAACCAACCAAGATATTTATCTCAGTGCTTATGATAGAAGGCCCACTCAGTTTAGAATTGATGGGGACAAACGGCGTTGGATCGGTCAAAATGATCTGTTTTATCAATCAAGAATCACATCAGCTTCATTGGATCTAAAATATAATTATACGATTGGATTTTTATCTATCGTACCTGGATTAGGTGTTGTATATAATCATGGTTATACTGCAGTTCAAGTAAGTCGGTTTGCCGCTATTTCTACAATGGAAAATCCTGACGATTTTAGTTCTGTTCCGAGTGCTATTGGAATTCGTTTGAATTCAAGGCACAATCATAGGTCAGGATTCGGATATGGTAGTTTGGGATTTAAATTGGGTCAGGGAAACTTTAGTTTTAACACAGAACTAATGGCAGGGAAGGAGATCCAATCGATCAACCTTTCCCTGCAAATGCAATTTTAA
- a CDS encoding STAS domain-containing protein, with translation MDVQVKDDIRIIKFSGAILKVDSDEIEKELSKLTQSSVKKIILDLTKVHHICSTALGIFVATKRKLKPMSGDIKVIVVDEDLIQLFEITMLDKVFEIFPDLSAAMEGFQLDEEDSH, from the coding sequence ATGGATGTTCAAGTCAAGGATGACATTAGGATTATTAAGTTTTCTGGGGCCATCCTCAAGGTTGATTCCGACGAAATTGAAAAAGAACTTTCAAAACTCACTCAAAGCTCCGTCAAAAAAATCATTCTGGATCTAACAAAGGTTCATCATATTTGCTCCACAGCGCTGGGTATTTTTGTTGCCACCAAACGTAAGTTAAAGCCGATGAGCGGTGATATCAAAGTCATTGTGGTTGACGAAGATTTGATTCAGTTGTTTGAAATTACAATGCTCGATAAAGTATTTGAAATTTTTCCTGATTTGTCTGCCGCTATGGAAGGATTCCAACTCGACGAGGAAGATTCCCACTGA
- a CDS encoding ATP-binding cassette domain-containing protein, with the protein MIQASGITVSFGKKPLFENVSIKFKPECRYGLIGANGSGKSTFMKVLAGILQPTAGSVAVDKDMKVGYLKQDHYEYENETVLGTVLRGNPELWNVMSERDAIYSKEEMTDEDGMRISEIEEVFADMGGYEAESVAGELLEGLGIPTSAHNRPLNFLTGGFKLRVLLAQVLFLKPDVLLLDEPTNHLDIKTIHWLEELLINYEGVVIVISHDRHFINSVSTHIADLDYNTIRMFPGNYDDFMIAAEQTREQLMSDSKRAKEKIADLQEFVSRFSANASKSKQATSRQKMIEKIKGEMVDVKPSSRVAPYIRFKAKRTLGKDVFEAVNISKSYDGKPVIKEFSTSITKGEKVGIVGTNGVGKTTLLKMLLKKLDPDSGQVKWGDSVETSFFPQDHREAMEPDADTLVEWLLRNSPQGTEVQEIRAILGRMLFSGDMANKSTTVLSGGEKSRMIIGKMILACDNVIALDEPTNHLDLETIEALNYALSLFEGTVILVSHDREFISSLCTRIIEVTPEGIKDFKGNYEEFLDREGNDFYKRLTGGAILAT; encoded by the coding sequence ATGATCCAAGCTAGCGGCATTACAGTCTCCTTCGGGAAAAAACCTCTTTTCGAAAACGTCTCCATTAAATTCAAACCGGAATGCCGTTACGGTCTGATCGGAGCCAATGGTTCCGGAAAATCGACCTTTATGAAGGTTTTAGCGGGTATTTTGCAGCCCACAGCCGGTTCTGTGGCTGTAGACAAGGATATGAAGGTCGGATACCTCAAACAGGACCATTACGAGTATGAAAATGAGACCGTTCTCGGTACGGTTCTACGGGGAAATCCTGAACTTTGGAACGTCATGTCCGAAAGGGATGCCATCTATTCCAAAGAAGAAATGACGGATGAGGACGGAATGCGAATCTCCGAGATCGAGGAAGTATTTGCTGATATGGGTGGGTATGAAGCCGAATCCGTAGCAGGAGAACTCCTGGAAGGTCTAGGAATCCCGACCTCAGCCCACAACCGCCCATTGAATTTTCTTACGGGTGGATTCAAACTCCGTGTGCTCCTAGCCCAAGTTTTATTTTTAAAACCAGATGTCCTACTTCTCGATGAACCAACCAACCACTTGGATATCAAAACCATCCATTGGTTAGAAGAACTTCTCATCAATTACGAAGGTGTGGTCATTGTGATTTCCCACGACCGTCACTTTATCAACTCCGTTTCTACTCATATTGCAGATTTAGATTACAATACCATCCGTATGTTCCCTGGAAACTACGATGACTTTATGATTGCGGCAGAACAAACTCGTGAGCAGTTAATGAGTGATAGCAAACGAGCAAAAGAAAAAATTGCCGACTTACAAGAGTTTGTTTCTAGATTTTCTGCCAACGCAAGTAAATCCAAACAGGCCACTTCTCGTCAAAAGATGATCGAAAAAATCAAAGGAGAAATGGTGGATGTAAAACCTTCCTCGAGAGTGGCACCTTACATTCGTTTCAAGGCAAAACGAACCCTCGGAAAAGATGTATTCGAAGCTGTAAACATTTCCAAGTCTTATGATGGAAAACCAGTTATTAAAGAATTTAGTACTTCCATCACCAAAGGGGAAAAGGTTGGAATCGTAGGAACCAACGGCGTTGGTAAAACAACCCTTCTTAAGATGTTACTAAAAAAACTAGATCCTGATTCCGGGCAGGTGAAATGGGGAGATTCTGTTGAAACTTCTTTTTTTCCACAAGACCACCGTGAGGCGATGGAACCAGATGCGGACACACTAGTAGAATGGTTATTACGTAACTCTCCACAAGGGACCGAAGTACAAGAAATTCGTGCCATCCTCGGTCGAATGCTTTTCTCTGGGGATATGGCAAACAAATCCACGACGGTTCTTTCCGGTGGGGAAAAATCACGGATGATCATTGGAAAGATGATCCTTGCTTGTGACAATGTCATCGCACTGGACGAACCAACCAACCACTTGGATTTAGAAACCATTGAAGCTTTAAACTATGCATTGTCGTTGTTTGAAGGAACTGTGATTCTTGTTTCCCACGATAGAGAATTTATTTCCTCTCTTTGTACAAGAATTATCGAAGTGACTCCCGAAGGAATCAAAGACTTCAAAGGAAACTACGAAGAATTTTTGGACAGGGAAGGAAACGACTTTTACAAACGACTCACTGGTGGAGCAATACTCGCCACTTAA
- the lnt gene encoding apolipoprotein N-acyltransferase: MKLLRFLISRKGIISVFLYSLTAAFSFLSFAPLNLPFFVWLAPFGLFIIEKQNRGEWRKLIYHGFGFAILFYLVSFHWVYHMTTVFGGFDWYLAVPIFVGSAILLNFKFPVYLLVFSFLAKRVGRFFPLIASFSILFAEFFTPQVFPWYFGNVVAEHHILAQNAEYTSAYGLSAFLFFVSYYLFSLRKPKTFLRLFTHFLSKHKRFRKQFVFGGIGLGLVIILFFGNGYYLFHKWSNVKPVAERDVLVIQPNAPLEFRDGRNPAEEIRNLMTRIDTMAERELTGNPVDLVVLPESGVPFFTTHDTEVTRYSRIYWHQFESLMAILSLRHGTNVFYNELDADLVPTALPGRISRRDVRMYNSSVLMNPNGERRNSYQKVFLLIFGEYMPFEWMYALSGQTGQFAPGTNLDLIPYYESRKNDSSQSKALHFEDTMTMGPASVREYYSKDKVEEKQIGSFLPLICYEVIISEFVRKFQGDPDFIVNVTNDKWYGNSVETYQHHTLGRLRAIEFRKWIVRSTNSGTSVFTDHLGRNIDNDFTPIETTAVIRKKVQVIPGEMTFYRLYGNLLSYLFMGIVGLVFFFYAKRNS; this comes from the coding sequence ATGAAACTCTTACGTTTTTTAATTTCGCGCAAAGGTATCATATCCGTTTTTTTGTATTCGCTCACTGCAGCATTTTCCTTCCTTTCTTTTGCTCCCCTTAATTTACCTTTTTTTGTTTGGTTGGCTCCGTTTGGGCTTTTTATCATCGAAAAACAAAATCGTGGTGAATGGAGAAAACTCATCTATCACGGATTTGGTTTTGCGATACTTTTCTATTTAGTTTCTTTTCATTGGGTTTATCATATGACCACTGTATTTGGTGGTTTTGACTGGTATTTAGCTGTTCCCATTTTTGTTGGTTCGGCGATCCTTCTGAATTTCAAATTCCCCGTGTATCTTTTGGTTTTTTCTTTTTTAGCAAAACGAGTGGGGCGATTTTTCCCACTCATTGCTTCGTTTTCGATTCTTTTTGCCGAGTTTTTTACACCACAAGTATTCCCTTGGTATTTCGGAAACGTTGTTGCTGAACATCATATTCTGGCACAAAACGCAGAGTATACGAGTGCGTACGGACTGTCTGCATTTCTTTTTTTTGTTTCCTATTATCTATTTTCACTTAGAAAGCCAAAAACCTTTCTCCGATTGTTTACACACTTTCTTTCTAAACACAAAAGATTTCGAAAACAATTTGTATTCGGTGGTATCGGCCTTGGTTTAGTAATTATTTTGTTTTTTGGGAACGGATATTATTTATTTCATAAATGGTCGAATGTAAAACCTGTTGCGGAACGTGATGTTTTGGTGATACAACCCAATGCTCCTTTAGAATTTCGAGACGGACGTAATCCTGCAGAAGAGATTCGAAATCTAATGACTCGCATTGATACTATGGCTGAAAGAGAACTGACAGGGAATCCTGTGGATCTTGTAGTTTTACCCGAATCAGGAGTTCCTTTTTTTACCACTCATGATACCGAAGTAACAAGATATAGTCGTATCTATTGGCACCAGTTTGAATCTCTAATGGCCATCCTTAGTCTTCGTCATGGCACCAATGTTTTTTATAATGAATTGGATGCCGATTTGGTTCCAACGGCACTTCCAGGGAGAATTTCTAGACGAGATGTTCGGATGTATAATTCGTCTGTGCTTATGAATCCAAATGGAGAAAGAAGGAATAGTTATCAAAAGGTTTTTTTGCTGATCTTTGGGGAATATATGCCATTTGAATGGATGTATGCTTTGTCTGGTCAAACCGGACAATTTGCACCCGGAACTAATCTCGATTTAATTCCATATTATGAATCTCGCAAGAACGATTCTTCTCAATCAAAAGCTCTCCATTTTGAAGATACAATGACGATGGGACCGGCAAGTGTCCGTGAATACTATTCGAAAGACAAGGTGGAAGAAAAACAAATCGGTAGTTTTTTACCTTTGATTTGTTATGAAGTGATCATATCCGAATTTGTAAGAAAGTTTCAAGGAGATCCTGATTTTATTGTTAACGTGACCAATGATAAATGGTATGGGAACTCAGTGGAAACTTACCAACATCATACTTTGGGACGACTTCGCGCTATTGAGTTCCGTAAGTGGATTGTTCGTTCGACTAACTCCGGCACGTCGGTATTTACGGATCATTTGGGACGGAATATTGACAACGATTTTACCCCTATTGAAACCACTGCTGTGATCCGAAAAAAAGTACAAGTGATTCCGGGTGAAATGACTTTTTATAGATTGTATGGAAATCTACTTTCCTATTTGTTTATGGGAATTGTTGGATTAGTGTTTTTCTTTTATGCGAAAAGGAATTCTTAA
- the rdgB gene encoding RdgB/HAM1 family non-canonical purine NTP pyrophosphatase: MTKKTLAFASGSEHKWKEMQMLLSPFGYEVKLPKDLGISFSPEETETTFTGNSFIKSKELYRLTGLPSFADDSGISVSALGGEPGVYSARFGGPGLTDKERAYLLLQKLGGSADRRAYYSCVVSFVDANVAVSFEGRVDGQIAENYDEEGKFGFGYDPIFIYPPFGKPFSKVPESEKNTVSHRKKAMDLFLTWLQNQK; this comes from the coding sequence CTGACAAAGAAGACTTTAGCATTTGCTTCCGGAAGTGAACACAAATGGAAGGAAATGCAGATGTTACTTTCACCATTTGGATACGAGGTGAAACTTCCTAAAGACTTAGGAATTTCTTTTTCGCCTGAAGAAACGGAAACCACTTTCACCGGAAATTCCTTTATTAAATCAAAAGAACTCTATCGATTGACCGGTCTTCCGTCTTTTGCGGACGATTCGGGAATTTCTGTTTCTGCCCTCGGTGGCGAACCCGGAGTGTATTCGGCTCGTTTTGGAGGGCCAGGGCTCACTGATAAAGAACGTGCTTATTTGTTGTTGCAAAAGTTAGGTGGTAGTGCTGACCGTAGGGCTTATTACAGTTGTGTCGTCAGTTTTGTGGATGCGAACGTTGCCGTATCCTTTGAGGGAAGGGTGGACGGACAAATTGCAGAGAATTACGATGAAGAAGGTAAATTTGGCTTTGGGTATGATCCTATTTTTATTTACCCACCCTTTGGAAAACCATTTTCGAAAGTACCAGAATCTGAAAAAAATACAGTATCTCACCGTAAAAAAGCAATGGATCTTTTTTTGACCTGGTTACAAAATCAGAAATAA
- the ompL47 gene encoding multi-beta-barrel domain surface protein OmpL47, whose amino-acid sequence MQAHKYLLAILTISFAGQITAQVAAPKATTSTKDQAVKKTESTSTQAKDGVDKVETTVKDILGDKKDSGASTSNASALFITSKTTFSLDAKDESSTIDFIEWKPKNGEYRKYTQPIRISEEGLTEVYYRSVDKVGNAETPKILVLHVDNTAPRVSLVPQEQFFVLDGVPFASKNNTYTLVAEDQQTGVEKVQFSINQEAAKNYADPIKLENGGANVVKYSATDKSGNSSPESSIIITVDDVKPTIEIVPSFPLVDINGKNFQRKGNVFYVNATDKESGIKKVLVKVDEEEFKPYVEAIAIETQGDHVIKAMAVDNVGNQSDVVEVKLTVDLTPPTSTIQKSAEAPKTETPAPAATTPAK is encoded by the coding sequence ATGCAGGCGCACAAATACCTTTTGGCCATACTGACAATATCTTTCGCAGGCCAAATCACAGCACAAGTTGCTGCACCAAAAGCCACTACTTCCACAAAAGACCAGGCAGTCAAAAAAACAGAATCTACCTCTACTCAAGCCAAAGATGGTGTTGATAAAGTTGAGACAACTGTAAAAGACATTTTGGGTGACAAAAAAGATTCCGGTGCTTCTACTTCTAATGCATCTGCTCTTTTCATTACTAGCAAAACTACTTTTTCATTAGATGCAAAAGATGAGTCTTCTACAATTGATTTTATTGAATGGAAACCGAAAAACGGCGAATACAGAAAGTATACTCAACCGATTCGTATTTCTGAAGAAGGACTTACAGAAGTTTACTACCGTTCTGTTGATAAAGTAGGAAACGCTGAAACTCCAAAAATTCTTGTCCTTCACGTTGATAACACTGCTCCTCGTGTAAGTTTAGTTCCACAAGAACAGTTCTTTGTATTGGACGGAGTTCCTTTTGCTTCTAAGAACAATACATACACACTTGTTGCTGAAGACCAACAAACAGGCGTTGAAAAAGTACAATTCAGTATCAACCAAGAAGCTGCAAAAAATTATGCAGATCCAATTAAATTGGAAAATGGTGGAGCCAACGTAGTTAAGTATTCCGCAACTGATAAATCCGGAAACTCTTCTCCTGAATCTTCTATCATCATCACCGTGGATGATGTGAAACCTACAATTGAAATCGTTCCTTCTTTTCCACTCGTTGATATCAATGGAAAAAACTTTCAAAGAAAAGGGAATGTATTTTATGTAAATGCAACTGACAAAGAATCAGGAATCAAAAAGGTTCTTGTGAAAGTTGATGAAGAAGAATTCAAACCTTATGTAGAAGCAATTGCAATCGAAACACAAGGTGACCATGTCATTAAAGCGATGGCAGTGGACAATGTAGGAAACCAATCTGATGTAGTGGAAGTAAAACTCACAGTAGATTTAACTCCTCCAACTTCTACGATCCAAAAATCAGCAGAAGCTCCAAAAACAGAAACACCAGCTCCAGCAGCGACTACACCTGCTAAGTAG
- a CDS encoding ComF family protein: MRGVSFLSFVFPKFCVLCGTNDRFSETMAVCKPCTKKHYLPQKQNPKSNQVKLPSDRFVFYDQAFYLQRRGGIEKDLFQSLKFQNERLLAKYFCLGQRGFRKLLKLDPPDLLASVPSSPKSGPRPYHAAYAFFAKLKKYWKIREDTSLRKVSVDKQSALGFESRFFHAKKAFEFAKSDRIIAGLHVLIVDDIFTTGATVNEIARLYKQAGVRKVTCVVLLLSGGD, translated from the coding sequence ATGAGAGGGGTTTCTTTTTTATCTTTTGTTTTTCCAAAGTTTTGTGTCCTTTGCGGAACCAATGATCGTTTTTCGGAAACGATGGCTGTTTGCAAACCTTGCACGAAAAAACACTATCTCCCACAAAAACAAAATCCTAAATCAAATCAGGTCAAACTTCCATCCGATCGGTTTGTTTTTTATGACCAGGCTTTCTATTTACAAAGGCGAGGTGGAATTGAAAAGGACCTCTTCCAGTCTCTGAAGTTTCAAAATGAACGATTACTCGCAAAATACTTTTGTTTAGGACAAAGAGGATTTAGAAAACTTCTGAAATTGGATCCGCCGGATTTGCTGGCTTCCGTTCCTTCCTCTCCCAAATCAGGGCCAAGACCTTATCATGCGGCTTACGCCTTCTTCGCAAAATTGAAGAAATACTGGAAAATCAGGGAAGATACTAGCTTACGTAAGGTTTCAGTGGACAAACAGTCAGCTTTAGGGTTTGAGAGTCGATTTTTTCATGCAAAAAAGGCGTTTGAATTTGCAAAAAGTGATAGAATCATTGCAGGACTTCATGTTCTAATCGTAGATGATATATTCACAACGGGTGCCACTGTAAATGAAATCGCTAGGCTGTACAAACAGGCTGGTGTTAGAAAGGTGACTTGCGTTGTTTTACTGTTAAGCGGGGGTGATTGA
- a CDS encoding flagellar filament outer layer protein FlaA, translated as MIALRNLRKLTLFLFLFGMVPIQAETGIWREILLENFELSNYNQGNLRTKLEKGTRLPEIALSSNFTAPIPGSKQALVLRIPKDANFPFSLYFPKPIEVNAFIKEITIPIYSSQSNGNLTLIIESQDAEVRQLNLTSLNYRGWKSITVSISKNFDQNDRVFMQKSSICILGFFYLPFENNDPNQEVLIAIDDITAIVRDKYRPLRNKEILLED; from the coding sequence ATGATTGCACTGAGAAACTTAAGGAAACTTACACTTTTTCTTTTCTTGTTTGGAATGGTTCCGATTCAGGCTGAGACTGGGATTTGGCGGGAGATTTTACTCGAAAACTTTGAATTGTCCAACTACAATCAGGGAAACCTGCGCACTAAATTGGAAAAAGGTACAAGACTTCCTGAAATCGCCCTTTCTTCCAACTTTACAGCTCCCATTCCTGGATCCAAACAAGCCCTTGTCTTACGAATCCCAAAAGACGCCAATTTTCCTTTTTCTTTATACTTTCCAAAACCCATAGAAGTGAATGCCTTTATCAAAGAAATCACCATTCCCATCTATTCATCACAATCCAACGGGAACCTAACACTGATCATAGAATCACAAGATGCAGAAGTGAGACAATTAAATCTCACTTCTCTAAACTATCGAGGATGGAAATCGATTACGGTTTCAATTTCAAAAAATTTTGATCAAAACGATAGAGTTTTTATGCAAAAAAGTTCCATATGTATACTGGGTTTTTTCTATTTACCTTTTGAAAACAACGATCCAAACCAAGAAGTCCTCATTGCCATTGATGATATAACCGCCATTGTACGAGATAAATATAGGCCGCTTCGTAACAAAGAAATCCTTTTAGAAGATTGA
- a CDS encoding CarD family transcriptional regulator: protein MATKKLNEKTKEPKFKVGDYVVYPIHGVGEVTEVAKKLILGKKKDCYSLEIQGSKMKVSIPVDRAMDVGIRSIIDKKEIKKVLTLLKKDEVDTEEDWKVRYQNNMNKIKSGSIFEVADVCRNLYRRAYGKELSIMERKLYESAYNLVKMEIALSKGVPQEEAGNIVSDVLAASVQGLAPAPPPKELDDDLDLE from the coding sequence TTGGCTACAAAAAAACTAAACGAAAAAACTAAAGAGCCTAAATTCAAGGTTGGGGACTATGTTGTATACCCCATCCATGGAGTAGGTGAAGTCACAGAAGTTGCAAAAAAGCTGATTCTGGGAAAGAAAAAGGACTGTTACAGTTTGGAAATTCAAGGTTCCAAAATGAAGGTCTCTATCCCGGTGGATCGCGCAATGGATGTGGGTATCCGGTCGATCATTGATAAAAAAGAGATCAAAAAAGTTCTCACTCTCCTAAAAAAGGATGAGGTCGACACGGAAGAGGACTGGAAAGTCCGTTACCAGAACAATATGAACAAGATCAAGTCTGGTTCCATTTTCGAGGTGGCTGATGTTTGCCGTAATCTTTACAGACGTGCCTATGGCAAAGAACTTTCCATTATGGAAAGAAAGCTCTATGAGAGCGCCTATAATTTAGTAAAGATGGAAATTGCACTTAGTAAAGGTGTACCCCAGGAAGAAGCAGGAAACATCGTCTCCGATGTGTTAGCGGCTTCGGTTCAGGGATTGGCTCCAGCACCACCTCCAAAAGAATTGGATGATGATCTAGATTTAGAATAA
- a CDS encoding PIN/TRAM domain-containing protein: MKHLLSALGTIIVSSVSFFFLYSESQNLVLAGTLAGIILVYSLILVLGERKLFPEIKADILLCASVGALLGLSIAAFPVSLLNDYGYKSIAIFVAVLLFLTGIKTGTAFAKKPGLAIFGGGAGGAGSSFQIPGLETSNSQIRDKILDTSVVIDGRILDIADTHFLDGPLILPNFVLREIQLISDSSDPIKRARGRRGLEMLNKLQRKGSIEVKITYTDYSDTREVDAKLVKLARDTGGAVVTNDFNLNKVAELQGVRVLNLNNLANALKPVVLPGEEFQISVIKEGKDENQGIGYLEDGTMVVIENGGHLVGKDVRVVVTSIIQTAAGKMIFTKVQNGNNNYNKS; this comes from the coding sequence ATGAAACACTTACTTTCAGCCCTTGGGACGATCATCGTCTCTTCGGTATCGTTTTTCTTCTTATATTCGGAATCGCAAAACCTCGTTTTGGCGGGGACACTTGCTGGAATCATTCTCGTTTATTCCCTAATCCTCGTGTTAGGTGAGAGAAAATTATTCCCTGAAATCAAAGCTGATATTTTACTTTGTGCCAGTGTTGGAGCACTTCTTGGTTTGTCGATTGCGGCATTCCCTGTGAGTCTCCTTAACGATTACGGATATAAATCCATTGCTATCTTTGTTGCTGTTCTTTTGTTCCTAACAGGAATCAAAACAGGAACTGCTTTCGCGAAAAAGCCTGGTCTTGCGATTTTTGGTGGTGGGGCCGGTGGAGCTGGTTCTAGTTTTCAAATTCCAGGACTCGAAACATCGAATAGCCAAATCCGCGATAAAATTCTGGATACATCTGTTGTGATCGATGGCCGTATTTTAGATATCGCTGACACGCATTTTTTGGATGGTCCACTCATCCTTCCAAACTTTGTTTTACGTGAGATCCAACTCATTTCCGATTCTTCTGACCCAATCAAAAGAGCTCGCGGAAGACGTGGTCTTGAGATGTTAAACAAACTCCAAAGAAAAGGTTCTATCGAAGTTAAAATCACTTATACTGATTATTCAGATACAAGAGAAGTGGATGCTAAACTTGTGAAACTAGCACGTGATACAGGTGGAGCCGTTGTTACCAACGACTTCAACTTAAACAAGGTGGCTGAATTACAAGGGGTTCGAGTTCTCAATTTGAATAATCTTGCTAATGCCTTAAAACCAGTGGTTCTTCCCGGAGAAGAATTCCAAATTTCCGTCATTAAAGAAGGAAAGGACGAAAACCAAGGGATTGGTTATTTAGAAGATGGAACTATGGTTGTCATTGAAAACGGTGGCCACTTAGTGGGAAAAGACGTGCGAGTGGTTGTGACAAGTATCATTCAAACCGCTGCCGGAAAGATGATTTTCACAAAAGTGCAAAACGGTAACAATAACTACAACAAATCGTAA
- a CDS encoding class I SAM-dependent methyltransferase has protein sequence MEQEFLPGRDEEKLRYMEHNNDVHDIRYQNFLRPIVEKVVSNQKPTDQGLDFGAGPEPIVQFLLGQLGYPIKLYDPFFHNHLENLNQTYDYMILTEVVEHFHFPKLEFQKLNQLLKPNGILYILTHPYDDSIDFESWYYKNDKTHTFFYTKKSFEWICNQFGFKNFEIENRIIIIKK, from the coding sequence ATGGAACAAGAGTTTTTGCCTGGTAGGGACGAAGAGAAGTTGCGGTATATGGAACACAATAACGATGTCCATGACATTCGTTACCAAAATTTTTTAAGACCAATTGTTGAGAAAGTTGTATCCAATCAAAAACCAACCGACCAGGGACTGGACTTTGGAGCAGGACCCGAACCTATCGTTCAGTTTTTACTCGGCCAATTGGGTTATCCAATTAAATTATACGATCCCTTCTTTCACAATCACTTAGAGAATCTAAACCAAACTTATGATTATATGATTCTTACAGAAGTTGTAGAACATTTCCATTTTCCGAAATTAGAATTCCAAAAATTAAACCAATTATTAAAACCAAATGGGATTTTATACATTTTAACTCATCCCTATGACGACTCCATTGATTTCGAAAGTTGGTATTACAAAAACGACAAAACACATACTTTTTTTTATACAAAAAAATCTTTTGAATGGATTTGTAATCAATTTGGATTCAAAAATTTCGAAATTGAAAATCGAATCATTATAATCAAAAAGTAG